The Prionailurus viverrinus isolate Anna unplaced genomic scaffold, UM_Priviv_1.0 scaffold_35, whole genome shotgun sequence genome window below encodes:
- the CSF3 gene encoding granulocyte colony-stimulating factor, translating to MKLTALQLLLWHSALWMVQEATPLGPTSSLPQSFLLKCLEQVRKVQADGTALQERLCTTHKLCHPEELVLLGHALGIPQAPLSSCSSQALQLTGCLRQLHSGLFLYQGLLQALAGISPELAPTLDMLQLDITDFAINIWQQMEDVGMAPAVPPTQGTMPTFTSAFQRRAGGTLVASNLQSFLEVAYRALRHFSKP from the exons ATGAAGCTGACCG CCCTGCAGCTGCTGCTGTGGCACAGCGCACTCTGGATGGTGCAAGAAGCCACCCCCTTGGGCCCTACCAGCTCCCTGCCCCAGAGCTTCCTGCTCAAGTGCTTAGAACAAGTGAGGAAGGTCCAGGCTGATGGCACAGCGCTGCAAGAGAGGCTG TGCACCACCCACAAGCTGTGCCACCCTGAGGAGCTGGTGCTGCTTGGGCACGCTCTGGGCatcccccaggctcccctgagcAGCTGCTCCAGCCAGGCCCTGCAGCTG ACGGGCTGCCTGCGTCAACTCCACAGTGGCCTCTTCCTCTACCAGGGCCTCCTGCAGGCCCTGGCAGGGATATCCCCCGAGTTAGCCCCCACCCTGGACATGCTGCAGCTGGACATCACCGACTTTGCTATCAACATCTGGCAGCAG atgGAAGACGTTGGGATGGCCCCTGCAGTGCCGCCCACCCAGGGCACCATGCCAACCTTCACCTCGGCCTTCCAGCGCCGGGCAGGAGGCACCCTGGTTGCCTCCAACCTGCAGAGCTTCCTGGAGGTGGCATACCGTGCTCTGCGCCACTTCTCCAAGCCCTGA